The Chrysemys picta bellii isolate R12L10 chromosome 5, ASM1138683v2, whole genome shotgun sequence genome includes a window with the following:
- the LOC135983625 gene encoding uncharacterized protein LOC135983625, whose protein sequence is MESSQDRKRAPAWTEREVRDLLTIWGDEAVIAELRSSKRNGKVLEKISKAMKDRGHNRDTQQCRVKIKELRQAYHKAREANGRSGAEPQTCRYYAELHAILGGAATTTPTVCYDSLTGETHREDGSGNEEDDDGGTVGSSQQQVSGETGFPNSQDMFVTLDLEPVTPELTQDPQGTQETSAANVSPSQRLVNIRKRKRRTRDEMFTELQMSAQADRAQQNAWRQSMSEMRKAQYEREERWRAESREEQSKWRAEDDRWRQLADRRQEAMLHLLEHQTDMLERMVELQERQQEQRPPLQPLCNQQPSSPSSIASSPRRPRTRWGGLRPPSHSTPDDRPSIRRLAFNKT, encoded by the exons atggagtcctcccaggatcgcaaaagagctccagcatggaccgaacgggaggtacgagatctgctcaccatatggggagatgaagcagtgatagctgaactccgtagcagtaaaagaaatggaaaagtattagaaaagatctccaaggccatgaaagaccgaggccataacagggacacacagcagtgccgcgtgaaaattaaggagctacggcaagcttaccacaaagccagagaagcaaacggaaggtccggggcagagccgcaaacttgccgctactacgcggagctgcatgcgatcctagggggtgcagccaccactaccccaaccgtgtgctatgactctctcactggagaaacacacagggaagacggttcggggaacgaggaagatgacgatggaggtactgtaggtagctcacagcagcaagtaagcggagaaaccggtttccccaacagccaggatatgtttgtgaccctggacctggaaccagtaacccccgaactcacccaagaccctcagggcacacaggagacctctg ctgcaaatgtttctccttcgcagaggctcgtgaacattagaaagagaaaacgtaggacgagggacgagatgttcacggagctgcagatgtccgcccaggctgatagagcacagcagaatgcttggaggcagtcaatgtcggagatgagaaaagcccaatatgaacgagaggagaggtggcgggctgaatcgcgggaagaacagagcaagtggcgggctgaagacgataggtggcgtcagcttgcagacagacggcaagaggcaatgctccatctgctggagcatcaaactgatatgctcgagcgtatggttgagttgcaggaaaggcagcaggagcagagaccgccgctacagcccctgtgtaaccaacagccctcctccccaagttccatagcctcctcacccagacgcccaagaacacggtgggggggcctccgtccacccagtcactccaccccagatgatcgcccaagcatcagaaggctggccttcaataagacttaa